In a genomic window of Brassica rapa cultivar Chiifu-401-42 chromosome A10, CAAS_Brap_v3.01, whole genome shotgun sequence:
- the LOC103844277 gene encoding 3-ketoacyl-CoA synthase 2 translates to MNENHIQSANNNNSPVTTVDVTNQKLPNFLLSVRLKYVKLGYHYLISNAVYIILLPVLFAATSSSFKLSDLTLLCNHLLHFHLLPSTLFATLLIFLTTLYFTTRPRKVFLLDFACYKPDPSLICTRETFMDRSQRVGIFTEDNLAFQQKILERSGLGQKTYFPEALLRVPPNPCMSEARKEAETVMFGAIDAVLEKTGVKPKDIGILVVNCSLFNPTPSLSAMIVNKYKLRGNILSYNLGGMGCSAGLISIDLAKQLLQVQANSYALVVSTENITLNWYLGNDRSMLLSNCIFRMGGAAVLLSNRSSDRRRSKYQLIHTVRTHKGADDNAFNCVYQREDNNDNNKIGVSLSKNLMAIAGEALKTNITTLGPLVLPMSEQLLFFMTLVARKVFKVKKIKPYIPDFKLAFEHFCIHAGGRAVLDEIEKNLDLSEWHMEPSRMTLNRFGNTSSSSLWYELAYSEAKGRIKRGDRTWQIAFGSGFKCNSAVWRALRSIDPSKEEKTNPWIDEIHEFPVQVPRVSLVSSSSESR, encoded by the exons ATGAATGAGAATCACATTCAAAGTGCAAACAATAACAATTCACCAGTTACCACCGTTGATGTAACAAACCAAAAACTCCCAAACTTCCTCTTATCGGTACGTCTCAAATACGTTAAACTTGGTTACCACTACTTAATCTCTAATGCCGTCTACATCATCCTCCTCCCCGTCCTCTTTGCTGCAACCTCCTCCTCCTTCAAACTCTCCGATCTCACTCTCTTATGTAACCACCTCCTCCATTTCCACCTCCTCCCGTCCACTCTCTTCGCTACTCTTCTTATCTTTCTAACAACTCTCTACTTCACAACCCGTCCTCGCAAAGTATTCCTCCTCGACTTCGCTTGCTACAAACCCGACCCTTCTCTAATATGCACACGAGAAACATTCATGGACCGGTCTCAACGTGTTGGTATCTTCACAGAAGACAACCTCGCTTTCCAACAAAAGATCCTCGAACGTTCCGGTTTAGGACAGAAGACTTACTTTCCCGAGGCTCTCTTACGTGTCCCGCCGAATCCATGTATGTCGGAAGCGAGGAAAGAAGCGGAGACGGTTATGTTTGGAGCCATAGACGCAGTGCTTGAGAAAACTGGAGTTAAGCCTAAGGATATTGGGATACTTGTGGTGAATTGTAGCTTGTTTAATCCGACGCCCTCTTTGTCGGCTATGATCGTGAATAAATATAAGCTTAGAGGAAACATCTTGAGCTATAATCTTGGTGGTATGGGTTGTAGTGCTGGTCTTATCTCCATTGATCTCGCAAAACAGCTTCTTCAG GTTCAAGCAAACTCATATGCACTAGTAGTGAGCACAGAGAACATAACCCTAAACTGGTACTTAGGCAACGACCGATCAATGCTTCTCTCAAACTGCATTTTCCGAATGGGCGGCGCCGCCGTTCTCCTCTCTAACCGCTCCTCCGACCGCCGCCGCTCAAAGTATCAGTTAATTCACACTGTCCGCACTCACAAAGGAGCAGACGACAACGCCTTTAACTGCGTTTACCAACGCGAAGACAACAACGACAACAACAAAATAGGTGTGTCACTCTCCAAAAACCTAATGGCTATCGCCGGAGAAGCTCTCAAAACGAACATCACCACGCTTGGACCGCTTGTCCTGCCTATGTCCGAACAACTTCTCTTTTTCATGACGCTCGTGGCTCGAAAAGTGTTTAAggtcaagaaaataaaaccttATATTCCTGACTTCAAGCTAGCTTTCGAGCATTTCTGCATCCACGCGGGAGGCAGAGCAGTGCTTGATGAGATTGAGAAGAATCTGGATCTTTCTGAGTGGCATATGGAGCCTTCGAGGATGACTCTGAACAGGTTTGGGAACACTTCGAGTAGCTCGTTGTGGTATGAGCTTGCGTATAGTGAAGCTAAAGGGAGGATCAAGAGAGGAGATAGGACTTGGCAGATTGCTTTTGGGTCAGGTTTTAAGTGTAATAGTGCGGTTTGGAGAGCTTTGAGAAGTATTGATCCGTCCAAGGAGGAGAAGACTAATCCATGGATCGATGAGATTCATGAGTTTCCTGTTCAGGTTCCGAGAGTATCTCTAGTGTCATCTTCCTCCGAATCTCGATAG